A region from the Benincasa hispida cultivar B227 chromosome 12, ASM972705v1, whole genome shotgun sequence genome encodes:
- the LOC120067775 gene encoding 40S ribosomal protein S27-2: protein MVLQNDIDLLNPPAELEKRKHKLKRLVQSPNSFFMDVKCQGCFNITTVFSHSQTVVVCGNCQTVLCQPTGGRAKLTEGCSFRRKGD, encoded by the exons ATG GTTCTTCAAAACGACATCGATTTGCTTAATCCTCCGGCTGAGCTTGAGAAGAGAAAGCACAAGCTCAAGCGTCTCGTACAGTCTCCCAACTCATTCTTCATG GACGTGAAATGCCAGGGTTGCTTTAACAT AACCACTGTATTCAGTCATTCACAGACAGTTGTGGTATGTGGGAATTGCCAGACGGTCTTGTGCCAGCCAACTGGAGGGCGTGCTAAGCTAACAGAAGGGTGTTCCTTTAGAAGAAAGGGCGACTAA